DNA from Lactobacillus sp. ESL0791:
TGTTAATCATACGGTTGATGCCACAATCAAGAAGTGGGGAAAAATCAACGGTTTGGTGAACAATGCAGGGATAAATTTACCCCGGCTTTTGGTTGATGAAAAAAAGCCAAAGAGCAAGTTTGAGATGACGGCGCAGGACTTTACAAAGATGTTTGCGGTTAATGTCAAGAGTGTTGTGCTAATGTCACAGGCTGTGGGAAGGTATTTAGTTAAGCAAAAGAATGGCGTAATTGTTAATATGTCTTCAGAAGCCGGGCTTGAAGGCTCTCAAGGGCAAAGTATTTATTCGGCAACTAAAGGAGCAATCAATGGCTTTACCCGTTCCTGGGCAAAAGAACTAGGGAAATTTAACGTACGGGTTGTTGGTGTAGCTCCGGGAATTATGGAAGCAACAGGATTACGAACGATTGATTATGAGACTGCACTTGCATATACTAGAAATATTTCGGTTGACCAACTTAGAGCAGGTTATAGCAGCACAACAACAACACCAATGGGCCGCAGTGGTCATTTATATGAAGTTGCTGATTTAGTAGCCTACCTTTTGTCAAATCGTTCAAGCTATATTACTGGCGTAACGATCAACGTTGCTGGAGGTAAGTCAAGAGGATAGAAGGTATAGATATGAATAGCGATTTATTTTATCTTTTGAATCTTTTTATCGAAAATGGTTCGATGACAAGTCAAGAAATAGCATATTATTGTCAGGTAACTGAACGAACTGTAGCTACTAGAGTACAAAATTTAAATGAGATTTTAGGCAATCGGGCTAATATTTTTAAAAAGGTAAAAAGATACCAATTGGTAATAAATAACTATTCTGAATTTACCAATCTTGAAACAAAGTTTTTAAAGGGGGAACTTGATCTAAACGATCAGATAAAGCGAGAAGCATATATTTTAGACTTGCTCATTAAGAAAAAAGATTATCTGACAATAGATGAAATTGCTGACCAAATTTTAATCAGCAGGACTGTATTTAATGGTGATATCAAACAAATTCGAAAAATTTTAAAAGAATATGGCGGCAAAATCATCTCTAAGCAAGGTAAAGGAATAAAAATTGTTTTTAATAGTGAGTATCAATTATTATTTGCTTACCGTAACCTGATTGTTCAACACATCAGCAAAAGCAGCTGGACAAAGTTATCAAACGAGTTTGCTGAGCGGACTGAAAAGCTTGCTCTTAACAAGGAGACAAGCATGCAGATAACAGAAAATCTTGTTGCATTGTATACAGTTAAAAATTATGGTTATGATTTAAAAAGTATGCCTGAAAAATTTGTCCGGCTCTGGGATGATTCAAGTTTAGTTAATTCTTTAAATAGTGTGTGTAGCTGCCTGATAACAGATCTTACTCAGGTTGAAAAAGAATTCTTGCTTTCACCGCTGAATTTGTATAAAAATAGCAGTATTTCTGCCAAAGCCGTCCAAGAAATGTTTGCCCAAAATTTAAGGCTTCTCTTTCTACCGTTAAGTAAAGAACTGGCACGCTATCATTTAAACTTTGAAGCGATTTATGAGCGGATGAAGTGGCACGTTTTGTTTTCAATTAATCGTGAGCTGCTGAAAGAAAAAGTTTCGGAAATCCTGCCGCAGGATATTTCGAAAAAATATCCGATTGCCTTGGAACTGAGTATTAAGCTGGCAGATTTGATTTTTAAGGAATACCAGATTGAGTTCAGTAAAAATGAGATTAATTATCTAGTTGTCTACTTTGAGATTTTTCTGGAGGAGCAGCCTACTAATTTAACGGATCGAATTAATATAGCATTTGTTGGCAATATTCGGGGATCAGTGAAGCAGTTTATTATCGAAAAGCTGGAAAAGATCTTTGAAAATCTAAAAATTACTGATTTTGCCTCTCTAAGTGAAATCAAAAATAGTCAGCAAAAATTTCTGCTGGTGTTTTCTAATGAGCCGTTTCTGCTGGCTGATACGCAAGTTATTAATATTGGGACGGCTCTGAGGCAAGAGGCCTTGTCGGCAATAGTACAAACATCAATTATTGAGCACTTTATCTCACAAAACCTATGTTCATTTAACACATATAAGGTAAAAGCAAAAAGCTATTTTGCCGCGACTGAGCAGATCATTGATAAGGAAATTGCCAACGGTGAATTACGGGAAGATTTTAAAGAAAATTGGAGTGAACGGGAAAAGTATACTAATAATATTTTTTCAAATGGGATTGCTATTCCCCATGCAATTGATTCATCTGGCAAAAAGCGAATCCTCTTGAGTGTGGGAATTATTCAAAATAAGTTAGCTTTTAAAAATAGGGATATTAAATTAATTTTTTTAATTGGAATACCCCAGATTATGGACAATAAGTTGATTGATGTGACGTCAAGAATTTATGACCTGATTGGCAATATTTCACGAAATGAGGTTTTATTTAGAAATATCATTAAATATGATAATTCTAAGTCATTCTTGCAAATTACAGAGGGGATATAGAATGAATTATTTTTATATTTATGTCTTGATTGGAATTGCGTTTTTGCTGCAAAGCGTTTTTGGCTTTATTCAGCTGCGGAATTTCCTGAAGATATTTAAGCGCATGAATAAAAAAGGCAAAGTTTTAATTGGGAAAAATCCCAAAAAATTAAGAGCAGGGAGTCTGTTGCTGCTTAATATTGATGAGAATGCAACCATTCAGGACGCCCAGCTGATGAAGGGAACAACGGTCTTTGCCAGATTTAGGCAGCTTTCATCTTTAAAGAAAAAATCGTTACCACTGTTAGCAAGCTCTTATGATCAGCTTCAGGAGATGGATCCACTGGTTAAAGGATGCATTTTAAATGCATATAAAGAATATATTAATTTTAAAACTGGTAAACAGGCCGAAATGGAAACAGGCACTAGTTTCCTAGCATTACCGGTTTTCAATAATTGGATAATGGTTTTAAAAAACAAATTTAAGTCTATTGTAAATAGTGTAAAAGGAGATAAAAATGGAATATATTACTAATTTTGCAACTTGGTTTATTGGACTATTTCAAGCTGGCAGCAAGCAATTCGTAAATTGGGTAACAACAATCGTACCCTTAGTTTTAATTATGCTGGTATTCATGAATGCCTTGATTGCCTTGATCGGGGAAAAGCGAATTAATAAATTTGCACAGGTTTCGGCAAGCAACCCGCTGATGCGGTACATGGTACTGCCTTTTCTTTCCGCGTTTATGCTCGGCAACCCGTTGGCACACACAATGGGCAAGTTTTTACCAGAATATTACAAGCCTAGTTATTATGCATCATGTGCACAGTTTTGTCACACAAGCAATGGTGTTTTCCCGCATATTAATCCTGCCGAATACTTTATTTGGATGGGGATTGCTTCTGGTGTGCAGAAATTAGGATTAAATATAATGGATTTGGCGATAAGATACCTTCTTGTTGGGTTAATAATGAACTTCATCGGCGGCTGGATTACAGATTATA
Protein-coding regions in this window:
- a CDS encoding SDR family oxidoreductase, whose product is MENWLDLNSKVYIVTGGSSGIGEAIIKELLDCGAKVVDADLNEPKHTNDNLLFVKTDVTNEDDVNHTVDATIKKWGKINGLVNNAGINLPRLLVDEKKPKSKFEMTAQDFTKMFAVNVKSVVLMSQAVGRYLVKQKNGVIVNMSSEAGLEGSQGQSIYSATKGAINGFTRSWAKELGKFNVRVVGVAPGIMEATGLRTIDYETALAYTRNISVDQLRAGYSSTTTTPMGRSGHLYEVADLVAYLLSNRSSYITGVTINVAGGKSRG
- a CDS encoding HTH domain-containing protein, with the protein product MNSDLFYLLNLFIENGSMTSQEIAYYCQVTERTVATRVQNLNEILGNRANIFKKVKRYQLVINNYSEFTNLETKFLKGELDLNDQIKREAYILDLLIKKKDYLTIDEIADQILISRTVFNGDIKQIRKILKEYGGKIISKQGKGIKIVFNSEYQLLFAYRNLIVQHISKSSWTKLSNEFAERTEKLALNKETSMQITENLVALYTVKNYGYDLKSMPEKFVRLWDDSSLVNSLNSVCSCLITDLTQVEKEFLLSPLNLYKNSSISAKAVQEMFAQNLRLLFLPLSKELARYHLNFEAIYERMKWHVLFSINRELLKEKVSEILPQDISKKYPIALELSIKLADLIFKEYQIEFSKNEINYLVVYFEIFLEEQPTNLTDRINIAFVGNIRGSVKQFIIEKLEKIFENLKITDFASLSEIKNSQQKFLLVFSNEPFLLADTQVINIGTALRQEALSAIVQTSIIEHFISQNLCSFNTYKVKAKSYFAATEQIIDKEIANGELREDFKENWSEREKYTNNIFSNGIAIPHAIDSSGKKRILLSVGIIQNKLAFKNRDIKLIFLIGIPQIMDNKLIDVTSRIYDLIGNISRNEVLFRNIIKYDNSKSFLQITEGI
- a CDS encoding transcriptional regulator GutM; protein product: MNYFYIYVLIGIAFLLQSVFGFIQLRNFLKIFKRMNKKGKVLIGKNPKKLRAGSLLLLNIDENATIQDAQLMKGTTVFARFRQLSSLKKKSLPLLASSYDQLQEMDPLVKGCILNAYKEYINFKTGKQAEMETGTSFLALPVFNNWIMVLKNKFKSIVNSVKGDKNGIYY
- a CDS encoding PTS glucitol/sorbitol transporter subunit IIC encodes the protein MEYITNFATWFIGLFQAGSKQFVNWVTTIVPLVLIMLVFMNALIALIGEKRINKFAQVSASNPLMRYMVLPFLSAFMLGNPLAHTMGKFLPEYYKPSYYASCAQFCHTSNGVFPHINPAEYFIWMGIASGVQKLGLNIMDLAIRYLLVGLIMNFIGGWITDYTTAYVCKTTGISLSKQVDVAD